From Flavipsychrobacter sp., a single genomic window includes:
- a CDS encoding helix-turn-helix domain-containing protein, which yields MDSIKRRSDCPVNLSLEVFGDKWTLLVLRDIIFFGHRHFRDFVQLESISTNILTERLKRLVDNGILKKEIDKDNQSSYIYSITQRGLDLVPIVIDMYHWGAIHVEGNNADVNYLKRVTGERNKVIKEITQKLKKEHHVK from the coding sequence ATGGATAGTATAAAGAGACGGTCAGATTGCCCAGTGAACCTATCATTAGAAGTGTTTGGAGACAAATGGACATTGTTGGTACTAAGAGATATTATTTTCTTTGGTCATCGCCATTTCAGAGATTTTGTACAACTGGAAAGTATATCGACGAACATACTTACAGAAAGACTAAAGAGACTTGTTGATAATGGTATACTCAAAAAGGAGATTGATAAAGACAACCAGTCTTCGTATATATACTCTATTACGCAACGTGGGCTTGATTTAGTGCCTATTGTAATTGATATGTACCACTGGGGGGCAATACATGTTGAGGGGAATAATGCCGACGTCAATTACTTGAAAAGAGTAACTGGAGAAAGGAATAAAGTAATAAAAGAAATAACTCAAAAATTAAAAAAAGAACACCATGTAAAATAA
- a CDS encoding DinB family protein: MNIVQELIDELKRESVATRKLLEVVPEGKNDWKPHEKSFPLGRLAGHVAELPEWLALVIKKNVFDIGSDHFERFYPNNKEELLAKFDEKLQMGLDTLASMTAEQLEEEWTFKYGDHIISQSSRYQNIRTWALNHQIHHRAQLGVYLRLLDVKIPGTYGPSADDRGM, translated from the coding sequence ATGAACATTGTACAAGAACTTATTGACGAACTGAAAAGAGAATCAGTAGCTACCCGCAAGCTGTTGGAAGTAGTGCCCGAAGGCAAGAACGATTGGAAACCACATGAGAAATCGTTCCCTTTAGGCAGGTTGGCAGGCCATGTGGCAGAACTACCCGAGTGGCTAGCCCTTGTGATAAAGAAAAATGTATTTGATATAGGTAGCGACCATTTTGAGCGTTTCTACCCAAACAATAAAGAAGAGCTATTGGCTAAGTTTGATGAGAAACTACAGATGGGCTTAGATACATTGGCTTCTATGACAGCTGAGCAACTGGAAGAAGAATGGACCTTTAAATACGGTGATCATATTATCAGTCAAAGCAGCAGATATCAAAATATAAGAACTTGGGCGTTGAACCATCAGATACACCACCGCGCGCAATTAGGTGTTTACTTACGTTTATTGGATGTAAAAATACCAGGCACTTATGGTCCTTCAGCAGACGATAGGGGTATGTAA
- a CDS encoding PA0069 family radical SAM protein, giving the protein MMARSTSIYWKKSSKQTRFKTEHKKHIMINQQADHRHDKGRGAQYNPKNKYLKNEYVQEHSEGIDDWEQEKRHTEYIYDDSRTLVNKVTSPDVGMMYSANPYQGCEHGCIYCYARNSHEYWGYSAGVDFESRIVVKKNAPALLKKFFENKNWQPAPISLSGNTDCYQPIERKMRITRKLLEICLDFRNPVGILTKNALVLRDLDLLQELNKYGLVSVFSSITSLDEDLRRVLEPRTASYRSRLKVVETLSKAGIPTGIMNAPIIPGLNDNHMHDVLKAASEAGAQRAGYTVVRLNGAIGGIFKDWLFKSFPDRADKVWNMISACHNGQVNDSRFSNRIVGDGKYAELIRTQFKLYCNKFGLNKIDSQLNTQNFRRIRHSQLPLF; this is encoded by the coding sequence ATGATGGCAAGGTCAACCAGTATCTACTGGAAGAAGAGTAGCAAGCAAACAAGATTCAAAACAGAACATAAAAAACACATCATGATCAACCAGCAAGCCGATCACCGGCATGATAAGGGAAGGGGTGCGCAGTACAACCCCAAAAACAAGTACTTAAAAAACGAATACGTGCAAGAACATTCAGAAGGCATAGACGATTGGGAGCAGGAAAAACGCCATACGGAATATATCTATGACGATAGCCGCACATTGGTCAATAAAGTGACCAGTCCCGATGTGGGTATGATGTATTCTGCCAATCCTTATCAGGGTTGTGAGCATGGGTGCATTTACTGCTATGCACGAAACTCACATGAGTATTGGGGCTATAGTGCAGGGGTAGATTTTGAGAGTAGGATAGTAGTTAAGAAGAATGCACCTGCATTACTCAAGAAGTTTTTTGAAAATAAGAATTGGCAACCAGCCCCTATATCCCTATCTGGCAATACCGATTGCTACCAACCCATAGAGCGTAAGATGCGCATCACTCGCAAGCTATTAGAGATATGTCTTGACTTTAGAAATCCTGTAGGCATACTCACTAAAAACGCATTGGTTTTGAGAGACCTCGACCTACTACAAGAACTCAACAAGTATGGATTAGTGAGTGTTTTCTCTTCCATCACTTCGCTAGATGAAGACCTTCGTAGAGTGTTAGAACCAAGAACAGCATCATATAGGTCAAGACTAAAGGTAGTGGAGACTTTATCTAAAGCAGGCATACCTACCGGTATTATGAATGCCCCAATCATACCGGGGCTTAATGATAATCATATGCACGACGTCCTTAAAGCTGCCTCTGAAGCAGGAGCACAAAGAGCAGGGTATACGGTTGTAAGATTGAATGGTGCTATAGGTGGTATCTTCAAAGACTGGTTGTTTAAAAGCTTTCCAGACAGAGCAGATAAAGTATGGAATATGATAAGTGCCTGCCACAATGGACAGGTCAACGATAGTCGCTTTAGTAACCGTATTGTAGGTGACGGAAAATATGCAGAATTGATACGCACACAATTCAAGCTCTACTGCAATAAGTTTGGGTTAAATAAAATAGATAGCCAACTAAATACACAAAACTTTAGGAGAATACGCCACAGTCAACTGCCACTGTTTTAG
- a CDS encoding DNA polymerase IV translates to MRQGSSATANLDAVVMYIDMNSYFASCEQQDNPHLRHKPMGIVTYDGPHSAVIAPSREAKTYGIKTGMRLSECRELCPQIIPVLGRPYRYREYHIMIMEVLNSYCDDVIARSIDEASMNFTSYRLVYKDFVALAKQIKEDIRKKCGDYITCSIGIAPNSFLAKLGTELQKPNGLVRITPENIDEQLSKLKLTDLPGIATRNERRLKMVGINTPLQLRHTSEALLRKAFGGVVGNYWYKRLHFMEIDIYTSGYKNMSAGRTVSRQQRESKQALDSLLISLCTRLEQRMVKQEVFCRSLHFRIKYRDHTRWETTVKLAHPEQDAIELRKYILHDARAFEQSRNTDLFNNNVQNMCVTIGSFVSDKMVQYTLFDNRIRQDVLRKAMYNIKDKYGRDKVRKASETITPKVMRDAIGFGSVKDLYDPSKDDGKVNQYLLEEE, encoded by the coding sequence ATGAGACAGGGTTCTTCTGCCACAGCCAATCTTGATGCAGTGGTGATGTACATAGATATGAATAGTTATTTTGCCAGCTGTGAGCAGCAGGACAACCCCCATTTGCGTCACAAACCTATGGGTATCGTTACTTACGATGGCCCACATTCTGCCGTAATAGCTCCCTCGCGAGAGGCCAAGACCTATGGGATAAAAACAGGCATGCGCCTGTCGGAGTGCAGGGAGCTTTGTCCGCAGATTATCCCTGTATTAGGCCGTCCATACCGTTATAGAGAGTATCATATCATGATCATGGAGGTACTCAATAGCTATTGCGATGATGTGATAGCCCGCAGTATAGATGAGGCGTCGATGAATTTCACTTCCTACCGTTTGGTATACAAAGATTTCGTAGCTCTTGCCAAGCAGATCAAAGAAGATATCCGAAAAAAATGTGGTGATTATATTACCTGTAGTATAGGCATTGCACCCAATTCTTTCCTTGCTAAGCTGGGTACGGAGCTACAAAAACCTAATGGGTTGGTACGCATCACTCCCGAGAATATAGATGAACAATTGTCTAAACTAAAACTCACCGACCTGCCCGGTATCGCTACTCGAAACGAGCGTCGGCTCAAGATGGTAGGCATCAATACACCATTGCAGTTGAGGCATACTTCAGAGGCATTGTTGCGCAAGGCATTTGGTGGTGTGGTGGGCAATTATTGGTACAAGCGGCTCCACTTTATGGAGATAGACATTTACACCAGCGGATATAAGAATATGAGTGCAGGGCGTACGGTGTCGCGTCAGCAAAGGGAATCGAAACAGGCGTTGGATAGTTTGCTTATTTCTCTCTGCACCCGTTTGGAGCAGCGCATGGTAAAGCAAGAGGTGTTTTGCAGGTCGCTACATTTCCGCATCAAGTATCGAGACCATACCCGCTGGGAGACTACTGTAAAACTGGCACACCCTGAACAGGATGCTATTGAGTTGAGGAAATATATACTACACGATGCACGAGCATTTGAGCAGTCGAGAAACACAGACCTCTTTAACAACAACGTACAGAATATGTGTGTGACCATTGGCAGCTTCGTAAGCGATAAGATGGTGCAGTACACACTCTTCGATAATCGTATACGACAGGATGTGCTACGTAAAGCCATGTACAATATAAAAGATAAATACGGACGGGATAAGGTGCGCAAAGCTTCCGAGACCATTACGCCTAAGGTAATGAGAGATGCCATAGGTTTCGGCTCGGTAAAAGACCTCTACGACCCCAGTAAGGATGATGGCAAGGTCAACCAGTATCTACTGGAAGAAGAGTAG
- a CDS encoding outer membrane beta-barrel protein, whose amino-acid sequence MLHLLRKTRTPFVKTGLLTFILLFTLSRLLAQQQDSTTHSIFNDTLQIGEIIISAKTAIKINKDTISYQVDSFYKDPLATTEDVLKRLPGVEVSRDGTITINGKTVTKLYINGKEYDADDLTSITQNLPAEILEKIQVADYHSEEASFSGRKETAENKVINLQFKKKYKSGIYGRGAVGYGTKDRYQSGLFGNYMSKEGSRVTAIGNINNTGMSDVSNSFNNNAWRSPGVRNERKANINFSNNINPKWKLSGGYYFDNHTNSLTSSTLRNTYLANDSILLQEQQQNTVSQNNSHRLNLRSRWKPNEKLRINNDISISYRNQNADNNNSDITYQNEQRLIDFQRTTTVTNNNDDINLRLSNTVMKAFAKEKRTLIIRAFATYSNKENKGNNTTSNSYTMPLSSNTVINLINGNNKNLSTNVGIRYSEPIGKRNLLSLDYNNTYDNSNNNREVLLENNGATITDTAQSRTYENINIEHNIGLTYQYTTDRFYTTLGFQLLPYDRKTTDPINSNNNVAQKGINYAPSLHVQYDLSKTQNIGLGYNGRINTPNLNQLQPVPDYTDSLNIYIGNPNLKPEISNTISLNYRNYKPSGANTNINLHGSWYQQKITNNVIITNSKRETRPINADGNYSLSSSISNTVPILKKKIRLTTSIQGSLQNNVSVVNNILQKRKNYLISPRIRMVFFLEDIYEGSLTYNYSWNKTITTNSTNNLLQTHNLSQQGSFILPFNITWKYDISYISNNGLNQDFEQDFLLINTSVDKEFKKIKGLFLSIQAFDIFNKYPTVQRNINDNYYEDVAVNRIGSYYMLSLIYRFTSFPAAREVPELF is encoded by the coding sequence TTGCTGCATTTGTTAAGAAAAACCAGAACACCATTTGTGAAAACAGGCTTACTCACCTTTATACTATTATTTACATTATCTAGGCTATTAGCCCAGCAGCAAGACTCTACTACTCATTCTATTTTCAATGACACATTGCAAATAGGTGAAATAATCATCAGTGCCAAAACTGCTATCAAGATCAATAAAGACACCATTAGCTATCAGGTAGATTCGTTTTATAAAGACCCTCTAGCCACCACCGAAGATGTTCTGAAAAGACTACCAGGTGTAGAAGTAAGTAGAGACGGCACTATTACCATTAATGGCAAAACGGTTACCAAACTATACATCAACGGCAAAGAATACGATGCCGATGACCTTACCTCTATTACCCAAAACCTGCCTGCCGAAATACTGGAAAAGATACAAGTAGCTGACTACCATAGTGAGGAGGCCAGCTTTAGCGGACGCAAAGAAACGGCAGAGAATAAAGTCATCAACCTGCAATTCAAGAAAAAATATAAGAGTGGTATTTACGGCAGAGGCGCTGTGGGCTATGGCACAAAAGACAGGTACCAGTCGGGACTATTTGGCAACTACATGTCTAAAGAAGGAAGCCGTGTAACTGCAATAGGCAATATCAACAACACGGGTATGTCTGACGTAAGCAATAGCTTCAATAACAATGCATGGAGATCTCCAGGTGTGCGCAATGAGCGGAAAGCAAATATCAACTTTTCTAACAACATCAATCCTAAATGGAAACTTAGTGGTGGTTATTATTTTGATAATCATACCAACAGCCTTACCAGCTCCACGTTAAGAAACACATACTTAGCCAATGATAGCATACTACTGCAAGAGCAACAACAAAACACCGTTAGCCAAAACAATAGCCATAGACTGAACTTGCGTAGCAGATGGAAACCTAATGAAAAACTAAGGATCAACAACGATATCTCGATAAGCTATAGAAACCAAAACGCTGATAACAACAATTCGGATATCACCTATCAGAACGAGCAAAGACTTATCGATTTTCAACGTACTACTACAGTAACTAATAACAATGATGATATTAACCTTAGGCTGAGTAATACCGTAATGAAGGCATTTGCCAAAGAAAAGCGAACACTAATTATAAGAGCTTTTGCCACTTACTCTAACAAAGAGAACAAAGGCAACAATACTACAAGCAATAGTTACACTATGCCGCTCTCTTCCAATACGGTTATCAACCTAATCAACGGGAACAATAAGAATCTATCTACTAATGTAGGCATCAGATATAGCGAACCAATTGGCAAAAGGAATCTACTGTCCCTGGACTATAATAACACCTACGACAACAGCAACAATAACCGAGAAGTGTTACTGGAGAACAATGGCGCTACCATAACCGACACGGCACAAAGTAGAACTTATGAAAACATTAATATAGAACATAACATAGGACTTACTTATCAGTATACTACTGATAGGTTTTATACTACACTAGGTTTTCAATTACTACCCTACGATCGTAAAACTACTGACCCGATTAACAGCAATAACAACGTAGCGCAAAAAGGGATAAACTATGCACCTAGTCTTCATGTTCAATATGATTTGAGCAAGACACAAAACATTGGCTTAGGCTATAATGGTCGTATCAATACCCCCAATCTTAATCAACTACAACCTGTGCCCGACTATACTGATAGCCTTAACATCTATATTGGCAACCCTAACCTGAAACCAGAAATAAGCAATACCATTAGCCTCAATTATCGTAATTACAAGCCTTCCGGGGCAAATACCAATATTAATTTGCATGGCAGCTGGTATCAGCAAAAGATCACCAACAATGTTATCATTACCAATAGTAAAAGAGAAACAAGACCCATAAATGCCGATGGCAATTATAGCCTTTCATCTAGCATTAGTAATACCGTCCCTATTCTAAAAAAGAAAATAAGACTGACTACATCAATACAAGGATCTCTTCAAAATAATGTCAGTGTGGTCAATAACATCTTACAGAAAAGAAAGAATTATCTGATCAGTCCCAGAATAAGAATGGTTTTCTTTTTAGAGGATATTTACGAAGGGTCTTTGACCTATAACTATAGCTGGAATAAAACTATAACTACCAATAGCACTAACAACCTATTACAGACACATAATTTATCACAACAAGGCTCCTTTATCCTACCGTTCAACATTACCTGGAAGTATGATATCTCTTATATATCTAACAATGGCTTAAACCAAGATTTTGAACAAGACTTTTTACTCATCAACACATCAGTAGATAAAGAATTCAAAAAAATAAAAGGTTTATTCTTAAGCATACAAGCTTTTGACATCTTCAACAAATACCCTACCGTACAAAGGAACATTAATGACAACTATTATGAAGACGTTGCCGTAAACAGAATAGGTAGTTACTACATGCTATCATTAATATACAGGTTCACTTCCTTCCCTGCAGCTCGAGAAGTACCTGAGTTGTTTTAG
- a CDS encoding zinc ribbon domain-containing protein YjdM translates to MEDIIVKDSNGNELKDGDAVIVIKTLKVKGADDIKKGTKVKNIKLTDDPAEIDCKVNGTRMVLRAEFLKKA, encoded by the coding sequence ATGGAAGACATAATAGTAAAAGACAGTAACGGAAATGAACTAAAGGACGGAGATGCAGTAATAGTCATCAAAACACTTAAAGTAAAAGGTGCAGATGACATCAAAAAAGGTACAAAGGTGAAGAACATTAAACTCACTGATGATCCTGCAGAGATAGACTGTAAAGTTAATGGTACACGTATGGTATTACGTGCAGAGTTTCTAAAGAAAGCATAA
- a CDS encoding GNAT family N-acetyltransferase: MLHLQFSPFPTLETERLLLRAVTVDDAANMMDIRNHATVNKYIHGRAPLKNIEESKARIEKILAEQEESKVIMWCICLKEQPQNMLGSIVFWNIEPENDLAEIGYELHPEHHNKGIMSESVKKVLVYGKEIMLLKTITAYTHKNNLASIKLLQSNDFQRDFGLENLFVGKTEPETQTIYALNVK; this comes from the coding sequence ATGTTACATCTACAGTTCTCTCCATTTCCAACTTTAGAAACAGAGCGTTTATTACTACGAGCAGTAACCGTTGATGATGCTGCCAATATGATGGATATACGCAACCATGCTACTGTAAATAAATACATACATGGCAGAGCGCCATTAAAGAATATAGAGGAGAGTAAAGCACGTATAGAGAAAATACTAGCAGAACAAGAAGAGAGCAAAGTAATAATGTGGTGCATTTGCCTTAAAGAACAACCACAAAACATGCTGGGTAGCATAGTATTTTGGAATATAGAACCAGAAAATGATTTAGCAGAAATAGGTTATGAGTTGCACCCAGAACACCATAATAAAGGCATAATGAGCGAAAGCGTAAAAAAAGTTCTTGTTTATGGCAAAGAAATTATGCTTCTGAAAACGATAACGGCCTATACCCATAAAAACAACCTAGCTTCTATCAAGCTGTTACAAAGCAATGATTTTCAGCGCGATTTTGGCCTTGAAAATCTATTTGTTGGAAAAACAGAGCCGGAAACACAAACCATCTATGCCCTGAATGTTAAATAA